One Branchiostoma floridae strain S238N-H82 chromosome 15, Bfl_VNyyK, whole genome shotgun sequence DNA window includes the following coding sequences:
- the LOC118431711 gene encoding UDP-glucuronosyltransferase 2C1-like: MNFVQRVQNVVCYSLLSILGPWLATNTYDGLVRKYISEDETIQSVVSNTDLWLYQTDHVLDFPAPSMPNMVQIGGFHIGAVSSLPKELEAFVQSAENDGVIVVSLGSIIKTMWPKKTQIFAAAFARLRQKVVWRYTGEKPAGLGNNTKLMAWIPQNDLLGHPGTRAFVTHAGARGMYEALHHGVPMVCLPLFFDQPGNSARVVARGLGVKLDFSKVTTDQLYEAITHVLTNNSYRETAARMSRLHRDQPQSPMERAVWWIEHVIKHGRLPHLRARAVDLPWYQYYLLDVTVFLVSVCTAVLGTVWYSCSLIRKKITCRTGDKVKSQ, from the exons ATGAATTTTGTGCAGCGAGTGCAAAACGTTGTCTGCTATTCTCTTCTATCTATCCTGGGGCCTTGGCTTGCGACTAACACGTATGACGGACTGGTTCGTAAATACATAAGTGAAGACGAAACTATTCAGAGCGTCGTTTCTAATACTGACCTGTGGCTGTATCAAACCGACCATGTTCTGGATTTTCCCGCTCCCTCCATGCCAAACATGGTTCAGATCGGCGGGTTTCATATCGGTGCAGTCTCTTCTCTCCCTAAA GAATTAGAAGCCTTCGTCCAGAGTGCAGAAAACGATGGAGTGATTGTTGTCAGTCTGGGATCAATTATCAAAACGATGTGGCCGAAGAAGACACAAATCTTCGCTGCAGCCTTTGCCCGACTCCGACAGAAGGTGGTGTGGCGGTACACGGGAGAGAAGCCGGCCGGTCTGGGTAACAACACCAAACTGATGGCCTGGATTCCTCAGAACGACCTACTAG GACATCCCGGAACAAGAGCCTTCGTCACGCACGCTGGGGCCAGAGGTATGTACGAGGCCTTACACCACGGCGTGCCCATGGTCTGTCTGCCGCTGTTTTTCGATCAACCCGGTAACTCAGCACGGGTGGTGGCCAGGGGACTGGGGGTGAAGTTGGACTTCAGCAAGGTCACTACAGACCAGTTATACGAGGCCATTACCCATGTTCTCACCAACAACAG TTACCGTGAGACCGCAGCCCGCATGTCCCGCCTGCACCGTGACCAGCCCCAGTCACCCATGGAGCGGGCCGTCTGGTGGATTgaacacgtcatcaaacatggTCGACTTCCCCATCTTCGCGCACGCGCTGTAGACCTGCCGTGGTACCAGTACTACCTGCTGGACGTAACTGTGTTCCTCGTTTCTGTCTGTACAGCTGTCCTTGGGACCGTGTGGTACAGCTGTTCGCTCATCCGTAAAAAGATAACATGTAGAACTGGAGACAAGGTTAAGTCGCAGTAG